A genomic segment from Glycine soja cultivar W05 chromosome 20, ASM419377v2, whole genome shotgun sequence encodes:
- the LOC114402147 gene encoding receptor-like protein EIX2, translated as MLSSWSTQQDCCGWRGVKCDNITTRVTQLSLPCSTIPPTYIDEEDKSHCLTGSIYLSLLLLEFEFLNYLDLSNNDFLAIKFDSMHSQNCHNLSVATPPRQCVNSSALRYLDLSLNENLAMNSLQWLCFISSLEYLNLNGINLHKETNWLQLVTMLPSLSELRMDGCQLKDLSPSLQYANFTALRVLDLSKNKFYSELPKWLFNLSCGISDIYLYSSSLRGQLPKALLNLQLLEALILESNNLSGPIPNWLGELEHLQYLNLVRNMFFGSIPINLGNLSSLIVLAVGRNQLTGVVSERNFVKLSKLKILDIYSSPPLIFDFESHWVPPFQLEILVFGFAGPYLPEWLYAQRSIELLCICESSFKAQGKFWNFVSRVTELQLRENLIDGDLSNVLLNSTFLDVSSNDLKGYLPQLSSNVVFVRLSNNSLSGNISPFICDHKMLNEKSNLVYLDISLNNLSGGLTNCWMNWKSLVHINLGSNNLTGKIPPSMGLLSSLTSLHLHDNKFYGEIPLSLQNCRSLLIFNVRENNFSGNISNWIPHSVMTLQLRSNSFSGNIPTQICQMSFLIILDIADNTISGNIPTCLHNITALVFNNASETKISFFSPSTIKGYIYYFYESLELVIKGQVLEYGKNLHFMSLIDMSSNNLSGTIPPQIFSLTALRSLNLSHNQLMGKIPNEIGNMRNLESLDFSTNQL; from the coding sequence ATGCTCTCTTCATGGTCCACCCAACAAGATTGTTGTGGATGGAGAGGAGTCAAGTGTGACAACATCACAACTAGAGTTACTCAACTTAGTCTCCCATGTTCTACGATTCCTCCAACTTACATTGACGAAGAAGATAAATCACACTGCCTCACAGGTTCCATTTACCTATCCTTGTTGTTGTTGgagtttgaatttttaaattacttggaTTTGAGCAATAATgacttcttagctatcaagttTGATTCTATGCATAGTCAGAATTGTCATAACCTATCTGTAGCTACTCCTCCTCGCCAGTGTGTAAACTCTTCAGCTCTTCGATATCTTGACCTATCACTTAACGAGAATCTTGCCATGAATAGTCTTCAGTGGCTTTGTTTCATTTCCTCCTTGGAATATCTCAACCTCAATGGCATTAATCTTCACAAGGAAACTAATTGGCTTCAACTTGTAACTATGCTTCCATCACTTTCAGAGCTCCGCATGGATGGTTGTCAACTTAAAGACTTGAGTCCGTCTCTTCAATATGCTAATTTTACTGCACTCCGAGTTCTTGatctttctaaaaataaattttactccGAGTTGCCTAAATGGTTATTCAACCTTAGTTGTGGCATCTCTGATATTTACCTTTACTCAAGTTCTTTAAGAGGACAACTACCAAAGGCATTGTTAaatcttcaactcttggaagcCTTGATATTGGAATCCAATAACTTAAGTGGACCAATTCCAAATTGGTTAGGCGAACTTGAACATTTACAATATCTTAATCTTGTAAGAAACATGTTTTTTGGATCCATTCCCATAAATTTGGGAAACCTTTCATCCTTAATTGTCTTGGCTGTTGGCCGAAATCAATTGACAGGAGTTGTGTCTGAGAGAAATTTCGTCAAACTgtcaaaattaaagatattggATATATACTCATCACCAccattaatatttgattttgagTCCCACTGGGTTCCACCTTTTCAACTTGAAATACTAGTTTTTGGGTTTGCAGGTCCCTATCTTCCTGAGTGGTTATATGCACAAAGATCTATTGAACTTCTGTGTATTTGCGAATCATCATTTAAGGCCCAaggcaaattttggaattttgtaTCAAGAGTGACTGAACTTCAGTTACGAGAAAATTTGATAGATGGGGACTTGTCAAACGTGTTGTTGAACTCTACATTCTTAGATGTATCATCAAATGATCTGAAAGGTTACCTGCCTCAATTATCATCCAACGTGGTCTTTGTGAGGTTATCAAACAACTCGTTATCAGGAAACATCTCTCCCTTCATATGTGATCATAAGATGCTGAATGAGAAAAGCAATTTGGTTTACTTGGACATATCTCTAAATAATCTATCTGGAGGGCTTACAAATTGCTGGATGAATTGGAAATCATTGGTTCATATTAACTTGGGAAGCAACAATCTAACAGGCAAGATACCCCCATCAATGGGCCTATTATCTAGTCTTACCTCGTTGCATCTGCATGATAATAAGTTCTATGGAGAGATTCCTCTTTCGCTGCAAAATTGCCGCTCTCTACTGATCTTTAATGTTCGTGAAAACAACTTTTCAGGAAATATATCAAACTGGATACCGCACAGTGTAATGACTCTCCAATTAAGGTCCAATAGTTTTAGCGGTAATATCCCAACACAGATATGCCAAATGTCTTTCCTCATTATTTTGGATATTGCAGATAACACAATCTCAGGAAATATACCCACATGCCTGCATAATATCACAGCCTTAGTTTTCAACAATGCTTCAGAGACCaagatttcttttttctccccTTCAACTATTAAGGGTTACATCTACTACTTTTACGAGAGTCTTGAGCTGGTTATAAAAGGTCAAGTATTAGAATATGgaaaaaatctgcactttatgaGCTTAATTGATATGTCGAGTAACAATTTGTCTGGAACAATACCTCCCCAAATATTTAGCCTCACTGCATTGCGCTCTTTGAACTTGTCCCACAATCAATTAATGGGAAAAATTCCAAATGAGATTGGCAACATGAGAAACTTGGAGTCCCTTGATTTTTCAACAAACCAACTTTGA
- the LOC114401716 gene encoding probable arabinosyltransferase ARAD1 — protein MPVIAAKPNKNPSLYVPKLFLLCTLFSILSLALFLFLIFPTATTTTTLHPSLSPFSSSTINVYVADLPRSLNYALLHTYWSSFSDSRLPTDADHTTPPSSLHRTAKIPPYPENPLIKQYSAEYWITGDLMTPPQHRATSFAKRILDPLLADVVFVPFFATLSAEMQLGANKGAFRKKHDNDDYKRQRQVMDAVKNTHAWNRSGGRDHVFVLTDPVAMWHVKDEIAPAVLLVVDFGGWYRLDSRGGSNCSESDVIPHTQVSVIKDVIVPYTHLLPRLDLSDNKERHQLLYFKGAKHRHRGGIIREKLWDLLVSEPGVIMEEGFPNATGREQSIKGMRTSEFCLHPAGDTPTSCRLFDAIQSLCIPVIVSDNIELPFEGMVDYAEFSVFAAVSDALKPSWLVSHLQSFSKEQKDRFRQNMARVQPIFVYDNGHPGGIGPIPADGAVNHIWKKVHQKLPMIKEAIIRERRKPPGVSVPRRCHCT, from the exons ATGCCTGTGATCGCGGCAAAGCCCAACAAAAACCCCTCCTTATACGTCCCCAAGCTCTTCCTCCTCTGCACCCTCTTCTCCATTCTCTCCCTcgccctcttcctcttcctcatctTCCCCACCGCCACAACAACAACCACCCTCCACCCTTCTCTCTCTCCATTCTCCTCTTCCACAATCAACGTCTACGTCGCCGACCTCCCTCGATCCCTCAACTACGCCCTCCTCCACACCTACTGGTCCTCTTTCTCCGATTCCCGTCTCCCCACCGATGCCGATCACACCACTCCCCCTTCCTCCCTCCATCGGACGGCTAAGATTCCCCCTTACCCCGAGAACCCACTCATCAAACAGTACAGCGCCGAGTACTGGATCACGGGCGACCTCATGACCCCTCCCCAACACCGCGCCACCTCCTTCGCGAAGCGCATCCTCGACCCGCTTCTCGCCGACGTCGTTTTCGTCCCCTTCTTCGCCACGCTCAGTGCCGAAATGCAGCTCGGCGCCAACAAAGGCGCCTTCAGAAAGAAGCACGACAACGACGATTACAAGCGGCAGAGGCAGGTCATGGACGCCGTTAAAAACACCCATGCCTGGAACCGCTCCGGCGGACGTGACCACGTGTTTGTGCTAACTG ACCCGGTGGCGATGTGGCATGTCAAGGACGAGATTGCCCCTGCTGTTCTGCTTGTTGTGGATTTTGGCGGTTGGTACCGGCTTGACTCCCGAGGTGGTTCAAACTGTAGCGAGAGTGATGTGATTCCGCACACGCAAGTTTCTGTGATTAAAGATGTGATTGTGCCGTACACACATCTGCTGCCCAGGTTGGACTTGTCGGATAACAAGGAGCGGCACCAGCTTCTGTATTTTAAAGGAGCTAAACATAGGCACCGG GGAGGTATAATCAGAGAGAAGTTATGGGATCTATTGGTTAGTGAACCTGGTGTTATAATGGAGGAAGGTTTCCCTAATGCAACTGGGCGAGAACAATCAATAAAAGGGATGCGAACATCAGAGTTTTGCCTGCATCCAGCTGGGGATACACCCACTTCATGCCGACTTTTTGATGCAATTCAAAGTCTTTGTATACCTGTCATTGTCAGCGACAACATTGAGCTTCCATTTGAAGGTATGGTGGATTATGCAGAATTTTCTGTCTTCGCAGCAGTTAGTGATGCCCTGAAACCAAGCTGGCTAGTCAGTCATCTTCAAAGCTTTTCAAAAGAGCAGAAAGACAGATTCCGCCAAAATATGGCTCGGGTACAGCCCATCTTTGTCTATGATAATGGCCATCCAGGTGGTATTGGACCAATACCTGCGGATGGTGCAGTGAATCATATATGGAAGAAAGTTCACCAAAAACTGCCAAtgataaaagaagccataattcGAGAGAGAAGAAAACCACCTGGTGTTTCAGTTCCACGGCGTTGTCATTGTACTTGA